A stretch of the Aphis gossypii isolate Hap1 chromosome 2, ASM2018417v2, whole genome shotgun sequence genome encodes the following:
- the LOC114121133 gene encoding KICSTOR complex protein ITFG2-like, protein MDEQETNIATFVDFVDFELPGNVFNSAIALGDVDNDNEIELVIGSMEGDLYIFKGHRLIQKISGLGIITAIAIGDLMNCGSNALIVISGDGWCHIYLCLKFSKLDPADECIMKLEPVHDQRIPANTKVILLGDIDSDGMLELIVGLTDRVVRSYRWSQSAAAGRLVPLHKWECANQIGTIILIKDVKNRPCLLVSQPGVTAMRFYCPIAFPELIEKTIEYENENDLPLELLNPSISSVMIGDLKVDTNCEQELFDKNDHLYGIASLNGLVMLAKKETILWGKSTDQELFVLSKLSIVDGGPDYLITCSSNGDTFIVDQMGQHATFKFGESVSAFCCGMYTVKPNTKSMSSFVFITNSQKVYIYYGLKLPNTCVQSLSKCIEKDNKLSKYMDKYEEPLKKKIIRNCLYKYNPNKI, encoded by the exons ATGGATGAACAAGAAACAAATATTGCAACTTTTGTTGattttgttgattttgaaTTGCCtggaaatgtatttaatagtgCCATTGCACTGGGCGATGTGGACAATGACAATGAAATAGAACTTGTTATTGGCAGTATGGAAGGTgatttgtacatatttaaagGTCACCGgctaattcaaaaaatatctgGATTAGGCATAATTACTGCAATAGCTATTGGAGACTTAATGAACTGTGGCAGTAATgctttaattgttatatctgGTGATGGTTGgtgtcatatttatttatgcttaAAGTTTAGTAAGTTAGATCCAGctgatgaatgtattatgaAACTTGAACCTGTACATGATCAGCGAATCCCAGCAAATACCAAa gtGATTTTACTAGGTGATATTGATTCTGATGGAATGTTAGAACTAATCGTTGGTTTGACGGACAGAGTGGTGCGTTCCTATCGTTGGAGTCAGAGTGCAGCTGCTGGACGACTAGTACCATTACATAAATGGGAATGTGCTAACCAAATCGGaacaattatattgattaaggATGTTAAAAATAGACCATGTTTACTCGTTTCTCAACCTGGTGTCACTGCAATGCGTTTTTATTGTCCCATTGCTTTTCCAGAATTAAT tgaaaaaacaattgaatatgaaaatgaaaatgactTGCCATTAGAACTGCTTAATCCTTCCATATCCTCAGTAATGATAGGAGATCTCAAAGTAGATACAAATTGTGAACAAGaactatttgataaaaatgatcaTTTATATGGAATTGCTTCTTTAAATGGCTTAGTAATGTTGGCAAAAAAAGAGacaatattatg GGGTAAAAGTACCGATCAagaattgtttgttttaagtaaattgtCTATAGTAGACGGTGGCCCTGATTACTTAATAACATGTTCATCAAATGGAGATACCTTTATTGTGGATCAGATGGGTCAACATGCAACATTTAAGTTTGGAGAATCTGTTTCTGCGTTTTGTTGTGGAATGTATACAGTAAAACCAAATACAAAATCTATGTCtagttttgtgtttataactaattcacaaaag gtttatatttattatggtttGAAATTACCAAATACGTGTGTCCAGAgcttatcaaaatgtattgaaaaggACAATAAGCTTTCAAAATATATGGACAAATATGAAGaaccattgaaaaaaaaaataattaggaactgtctttataaatataatcctaataaaatttaa
- the LOC114121134 gene encoding keratin, type II cytoskeletal 2 epidermal-like, translating into MHFKVTYTTWLVAALFISQTICQEKAAGDGHGGGGGSDSSHGGGGGGSGGSGGSGGGGSGGSGGGSGGAGGGSGGAGGGSGGAGGGSGGAGGGGSGAGSGSTMPVAMNGMSGIQLPFPFFPPFGCDTICQPIQFQVIQQQVQDVVSRPAPTTQPPTTHPPTTTPPPRTTTQAPRPPAPTTTSYTSQTIIMYPNWCQGWCKFFYQPPPQPVYYQPNCLLFSWMGLGSGMAMGMPTTSTHM; encoded by the exons ATGCATTTCAAAGTGACATATACCACATGGCTTGTAGCCGCATTATTTATAAGTCAAACT ATATGCCAAGAAAAAGCGGCTGGTGACGGACACGGTGGGGGCGGAGGCAGTGACAGTAGCCACGGCGGTGGTGGTGGCGGTAGCGGCGGAAGTGGCGGCAGTGGCGGTGGCGGCAGTGGCGGAAGTGGCGGCGGTAGTGGTGGTGCAGGTGGCGGTAGTGGTGGTGCAGGTGGCGGTAGTGGTGGTGCAGGTGGCGGTAGTGGTGGTGCAGGTGGCGGTGGCAGTGGTGCTGGCAGTGGCAGTACCATGCCTGTTGCTATGAACGGGATGTCGGGAATACAATTGCCTTTCCCGTTTTTCCCTCCATTCGGATGTGACACGATATGCCAACCAATACAATTTCAAGTAATTCAGCAACAAGTACAAGATGTGGTATCAAGACCTGCGCCTACGACCCAGCCACCGA CCACACACCCTCCGACGACCACGCCACCGCCGAGAACCACAACACAAGCACCAAGGCCCCCGGCACCAACGACCACGTCATACACTTCGCAAACGATCATTATGTACCCGAACTG GTGCCAGGGATGGTGCAAATTTTTCTATCAACCACCACCACAGCCGGTGTATTACCAACCGAACTGTCTACTATTTTCATGGATGGGTTTAGGATCGGGAATGGCCATGGGAATGCCAACCACTTCCACACATATGTGA